A genomic segment from Ptychodera flava strain L36383 chromosome 19, AS_Pfla_20210202, whole genome shotgun sequence encodes:
- the LOC139118984 gene encoding mucin-22-like, producing the protein MADRVADYPNVLPSRIRMSSLRTSVNDQGNQRINENGYENGHGPGKSSTNPHVNDKLAGGCRTAPDCNGKVTGKPLSGSQSNQTTTAKSMFKRILFRKSAREKKKDRGKVSAENETEVSAMRLKGQSSVDSCNGTTLGSVDRPGLRPELSNGNPAPCGTESVMSFGLRRSASMNCNGGKESFLRDNSGLHRSASFSTGRRPTSGERKPFKPEHGSICENSRSESLLSANAGYDPVWISRHNIAKANKHSYRRSSNEQIQLNEMTKSSSTTTLNISTPTLYSETKVKSAETIWQPRDQSTYSPSSQVFEKRQLKADTSLGTAVKLASKTKSKKKKDKVTGDIKSQSTKKSESHKSYRGRDDEEVYGQLCSHAIDGKTTEESSIVKRRSTASTTPPGKPSGSVFRNSSYSPSDITNTITNARPKSMVYSTTECMGSRTQQQTGESASNRSFNSQPTNAIVENKKPDRRAKGTIGELELLAQPPVSPSTEGQQRSSQSKRDQQLSGSSSLAFVNEKKIKNKCNYGNSSAETEGNDPRSVEGLKLAYGGEHSRTLRSTMEKKRLTINQTVNSDKKSVMTLNDTKRNSLPEKEAEKMQKGVRSMSPINTKDGKLTKSRIPVSPQKQSHTHSLRSNTGAGQDNDANKTQAIIQDSRRAKPDHKNITAPDRHSNLTNDDLRSCKTRRSLPRQNSKAERRECGSYVREPETKTMNAAGMKSPQKSSGSTQVSNKILNSRGCSYTEETEKGLSNVKRVNGTQTAVVRNASFGQLDKSKSRPRSAIYQRDEKSREFNRNSSFRRSFHGVIRGAEVPTGRSTVDVKKLSCDVIGTTETTEGDRRRCTSPSSKLPRPVVSPRKDTEKVVSPKNKVTSVAKESGTHIRESQMAVGQNVPAEDRGIKSLRQKDGKLSEREARKKRIKQKETVNANNKPLTAEMNTNTSKTFQRESVLGKSAMNQDDMLPRNITKGESVSSPDVESNDLDVISQECRASNSGTFHQNHLSGTETAMSQSSTASVSTQSTIDHRTKRTNIAREPAHLNVTRAGHSNIGMVSTVGEITTLTQCKGTDSVTNCVNVSNGNPHHQKGSDADSVRRSPRRTLSNCVKAGEGQTEPGPMKQANNELYSNGHQGDVISHESTLSDTGQDSDYLKPLKHAESISVNGLMDGVRPQSESNTTPVDFGSAQESQNNGGISSAINKTEMDVVSMANCPKENSITQDSKHDSRETENHRVGQQYEENRSTSMHQISEQASNHTLRTLSHGMPPTNQHPQVNQSIGGDVDGTDCLHREGSLVEDKQVRGVAIPEREVNRSPGTFRVIVSVSPNSKSEILTPTRKHPKSRNRMSPHGVTQGINKAEQKSPSQDPGDQSNHGKSPLKKSALPRPAAGSFHSNSAKSSVSDSVDGKLMQTRNSGERHTHESSCEVRRASTDESDVLSLTKSREANCEPRGKRAASQEESRYISTGGMNAVNLQTPTAIVVGKARSQPSSVQVCSERCNTGEPTSVTGDSDATQGGNAEQFVCKSEQQMKGDASTEKMPRGISQSETKVLVLSSSHHSKSFLHGIVLPDFHPTLALDRNKVAAC; encoded by the exons ATGGCGGATCGGGTGGCTG ATTATCCCAACGTCTTGCCGTCGAGGATACGAATGTCAAGTCTACGGACGTCAGTCAATGACCAGGGAAATCAGAGAATTAATGAGAACGGATATGAAAACGGCCACGGACCAGGGAAGTCGTCGACCAACCCACATGTTAATGATAAACTTGCCGGTGGCTGTCGCACAGCGCCCGACTGCAACGGAAAAGTTACAGGCAAGCCGCTGAGCGGTTCACAAAGTAACCAAACAACAACCGCGAAAAGCATGTTTAAGAGGATATTGTTCAGGAAGAGTGCCCGAGAGAAGAAAAAAGATCGTGGAAAAGTTTCCGCAGAGAACGAGACCGAAGTGTCCGCGATGCGTCTCAAAGGTCAGTCTAGTGTCGACAGCTGTAATGGAACAACGCTCGGTAGTGTTGACAGACCGGGACTTCGTCCCGAACTAAGCAACGGCAACCCAGCACCGTGCGGTACGGAATCTGTCATGTCCTTCGGTCTTCGACGCAGTGCTTCGATGAACTGCAACGGCGGGAAAGAGAGCTTCCTGCGGGATAATTCTGGTCTGCACCGCAGTGCTTCTTTCAGCACGGGACGGAGGCCCACCAGCGGCGAAAGGAAGCCCTTCAAACCCGAGCACGGGAGTATTTGCGAGAATTCGCGCTCCGAGAGCCTGCTGAGCGCCAATGCGGGTTACGACCCCGTATGGATCAGCCGTCACAACATAGCAAAAGCTAACAAGCATTCTTATAGGAGATCATCAAACGAACAAATACAATTGAATGAAATGACAAAGAGTTCTTCAACAACGACATTGAATATCTCGACACCGACATTGTATAGTGAGACAAAAGTGAAGTCTGCAGAAACTATCTGGCAGCCAAGGGACCAATCAACGTACAGTCCCAGTTCACAGGTATTCGAAAAACGGCAGCTCAAGGCAGACACATCATTGGGTACTGCCGTCAAGCTAGCGTCCAAAACAAAAAgtaagaaaaagaaagacaagGTCACCGGAGATATTAAAAGTCAATCTACAAAGAAGAGCGAAAGTCATAAATCTTATCGCGGTCGGGATGATGAAGAAGTCTACGGACAACTCTGCAGTCACGCAATCGATGGTAAAACCACGGAAGAGTCTTCGATTGTGAAGCGCCGATCTACAGCTTCAACGACTCCACCAGGTAAGCCAAGCGGCAGTGTTTTTCGCAATTCTAGTTATAGTCCATCAGATATTACCAATACAATAACGAACGCGAGGCCAAAGTCGATGGTGTATTCGACGACTGAGTGTATGGGATCTCGAACACAGCAACAAACGGGGGAATCTGCAAGCAATCGGTCATTCAACTCACAACCGACAAATGCGATAGTAGAAAACAAGAAACCAGATAGGCGCGCAAAAGGTACGATAGGTGAACTTGAACTTTTGGCACAGCCTCCAGTTTCACCGAGCACCGAAGGGCAGCAACGATCGTCACAGTCTAAGCGAGATCAACAACTTTCAGGGTCCTCTTCATTAGCGTTTgtcaatgaaaagaaaattaaaaataaatgcaattaTGGTAATTCATCGGCAGAAACAGAAGGGAATGATCCAAGGAGTGTTGAGGGATTAAAGCTGGCATATGGGGGAGAACATTCCAGGACTCTTAGATCAACGATGGAAAAGAAAAGGCTAACAATAAACCAGACCGTAAATTCAGACAAAAAGTCAGTCATGACATTGAATGATACCAAAAGGAATTCTTTGCCGGAGAAGGAAGCTGAGAAAATGCAGAAAGGTGTGCGTTCGATGTCTCCCATAAACACAAAGGATGGAAAACTCACAAAGTCCAGGATACCCGTAAGTCCTCAAAAACAGTCGCACACTCATTCATTGAGATCAAACACAGGTGCAGGACAAGACAATGATGCCAACAAAACTCAAGCCATTATACAGGATTCTAGGAGAGCTAAACCCGATCATAAAAATATTACTGCACCGGACAGACATTCTAATCTCACAAATGATGATCTGAGGAGTTGTAAAACCAGGAGGTCTCTGCCAAGACAGAATAGCAAAGCTGAAAGGAGAGAATGTGGGAGTTATGTACGTGAACCTGAGACAAAGACCATGAATGCTGCTGGGATGAAAAGTCCACAAAAGTCTAGCGGTTCTACGCAAGTAAGTAATAAGATACTCAATTCACGGGGTTGTAGTTATACCGAAGAAACTGAGAAAGGGCTGTCCAATGTGAAGAGAGTGAATGGCACACAGACAGCTGTTGTCAGAAATGCCAGCTTTGGACAACTGGATAAAAGTAAGTCAAGACCCAGGAGTGCTATTTATCAAAGAGACGAAAAAAGCAGGGAGTTTAATAGGAATAGTTCATTTAGAAGGAGCTTTCACGGCGTGATTAGGGGAGCTGAAGTACCAACAGGGAGGTCAACGGTAGATGTAAAAAAGCTATCTTGTGATGTGATAGGTACCACAGAAACCACAGAGGGAGACAGAAGACGGTGCACTTCCCCAAGCTCAAAGTTACCAAGGCCTGTAGTGTCCCCAAGGAAGGACACTGAAAAAGTAGTCTCTCCCAAAAATAAGGTAACTTCTGTTGCGAAAGAAAGTGGTACACACATCCGTGAAAGTCAGATGGCAGTGGGACAAAACGTCCCAGCGGAAGATAGGGGTATTAAGTCACTGAGACAAAAGGATGGAAAGTTGAGTGAACGTGAAGCAAGAAAGAAACGCATCAAACAGAAGGAGACTGTAAATGCAAATAACAAACCACTTACGGCAGAGATGAATACAAATACTAGCAAGACATTTCAAAGAGAAAGCGTACTTGGAAAGAGTGCAATGAATCAGGATGACATGCTCCCGAGAAATATTACAAAAGGTGAGAGCGTATCCTCCCCGGACGTAGAAAGCAACGACCTGGACGTTATTTCACAAGAATGTCGGGCGTCAAACAGTGGTACATTTCACCAGAATCATCTAAGTGGAACAGAAACTGCCATGTCCCAGAGCAGTACAGCCAGTGTGTCAACACAGAGCACCATAGATCACAGAACGAAACGCACAAATATTGCTCGCGAACCTGCACATCTCAACGTGACAAGAGCGGGACATTCAAATATTGGGATGGTGAGCACAGTCGGTGAAATAACAACTCTTACACAATGTAAAGGAACAGACAGTGTAACTAACTGCGTTAATGTATCAAACGGCAATCCTCACCATCAGAAAGGCTCAGATGCAGATTCAGTACGTAGATCACCTCGCCGTACACTGTCAAACTGCGTGAAAGCAGGCGAAGGCCAGACAGAACCAGGGCCAATGAAGCAAGCAAATAATGAGCTTTACTCGAATGGCCACCAAGGTGATGTGATATCACATGAATCGACACTGAGTGATACAGGCCAGGATAGCGATTATCTCAAACCGCTAAAGCATGCAGAATCAATTAGTGTGAATGGTCTTATGGATGGAGTTCGTCCTCAATCAGAAAGCAATACAACTCCAGTTGATTTCGGTTCTGCCCAAGAAAGTCAGAACAATGGGGGCATTAGTAGTGCTATCAACAAAACAGAAATGGACGTGGTCAGTATGGCCAATTGTCCTAAGGAAAACTCCATCACTCAGGATTCCAAGCATGACAGTAGAGAAACTGAAAACCACAGAGTGGGCCAGCAATATGAAGAAAACAGAAGCACTAGTATGCACCAAATCTCAGAGCAAGCATCGAATCACACATTGCGTACTTTGTCACACGGAATGCCACCTACCAATCAGCATCCTCAAGTTAATCAGTCCATCGGTGGAGATGTCGATGGCACCGATTGTTTACACAGAGAGGGTTCACTAGTTGAAGACAAACAAGTGAGAGGTGTTGCTATACCAGAAAGAGAAGTGAATCGCAGCCCTGGCACATTTAGGGTTATAGTATCAGTTTCACCAAATTCCAAATCAGAAATACTGACGCCCACCAGAAAACACCCCAAAAGCAGAAATAGAATGTCCCCGCATGGTGTAACCCAAGGTATCAATAAAGCAGAGCAGAAGTCACCATCACAAGACCCGGGGGATCAAAGTAACCATGGTAAATCGCCCCTGAAGAAGTCTGCCTTGCCAAGACCAGCAGCTGGTAGTTTCCATAGCAACAGTGCTAAATCTTCAGTTAGTGACAGTGTAGATGGGAAATTAATGCAAACGCGCAATTCTGGCGAACGACACACTCATGAGTCATCTTGTGAGGTCAGGAGAGCATCAACTGATGAGAGCGATGTATTGTCTTTGACAAAGAGCCGAGAAGCAAACTGCGAGCCGAGAGGCAAACGTGCTGCATCACAGGAAGAGAGCAGATACATCTCCACTGGAGGAATGAATGCAGTGAATTTACAGACACCGACAGCCATCGTTGTCGGCAAAGCGAGATCCCAGCCGTCTTCAGTGCAGGTATGCAGCGAGAGGTGCAACACTGGTGAGCCGACGTCAGTCACGGGGGATTCTGACGCGACACAAGGTGGCAATGCTGAGCaatttgtatgcaaatcagAGCAGCAAATGAAAGGTGATGCCTCCACAGAGAAAATGCCCCGTGGGATTTCACAGTCAGAAACCAAAG